A single window of Zea mays cultivar B73 chromosome 10, Zm-B73-REFERENCE-NAM-5.0, whole genome shotgun sequence DNA harbors:
- the LOC100275584 gene encoding putative protein of unknown function (DUF668) domain family protein isoform X2, with amino-acid sequence MSLARKQKVVKETVEMEEEQEFVWKSNLLPYKDDDAFVLPESSKEEYASTSGDTAPSGKMDPRIERSGSNGTSKVPRLGSMLGTASMAGFGKAVEILDTLGCLMTTLSSDGGFVSRTKTKGCKISILAFEVANTILKGASIMQSLSEDTVTYFKQVVLPSEGVQNLVSSEMSELMRIAANDKREELKIFSQEIVRFGNRCKDPQWHNLDRYFVKLESESAPQKQLKETAIAEMQKLMNLVQRTTDLYHELHALDRFEQEYRSRLNGKGNTDRFEKGDNIQIVRLELKTQSSYVKSLKKRSLWSKTLEEVVEKLVEVVHYLHVEIDNAFGPSDGGGVVVNAEPTVSCQRLGPAGLALHYANIIIQIYSIVSRSGYVPANSRDALYQGLPPRIKSALPNELRTTSAPQLTVDQIRARMEKTLKWLAPMAINTTCARGFFLRFSEWAKSGTESVGRRLGQADRVETLYHADKARTEDRILELVVWLHHLVSQSSRPALQKGH; translated from the exons ATGAGTCTTGCACGCAAGCAGAAGGTTGTCAAGGAAACAGTGGAGATGGAGGAGGAGCAGGAGTTTGTTTGGAAATCTAACCTGCTCCCCTACAAGGATGATGATGCCTTCGTTCTTCCTGAGAGTAGCAAGGAGGAATACGCATCAACATCAGGAGACACAGCTCCGTCTGGCAAAATGGACCCCAGGATAGAAAGGTCTGGAAGCAATGGGACAAGCAAG GTCCCTAGACTGGGTTCCATGCTTGGGACAGCCAGCATGGCTGGATTTGGCAAGGCAGTGGAGATTCTAGACACGTTAGGCTGCTTGATGACGACCTTGAGCTCAGATGGTGGCTTTGTTTCCAGGACCAAGACCAAAGGATGCAAGATATCAATTCTTGCTTTTGAGGTTGCCAACACAATACTTAAAGGTGCTAGTATTATGCAATCTCTCTCGGAAGACACTGTCACATACTTCAAACAGGTTGTGCTTCCTTCCGAAGGTGTGCAGAATTTGGTTTCCAGTGAGATGAGTGAACTGATGCGAATTGCAGCTAACGACAAAAG AGAAGAGCTGAAAATATTTTCCCAGGAGATTGTTAGGTTCGGGAACCGCTGTAAAGATCCCCAGTGGCATAACCTGGATCGCTACTTTGTGAA GTTAGAATCAGAGAGTGCACCCCAGAAGCAGCTGAAAGAAACAGCAATAGCAGAGATGCAAAAGTTGATGAACCTCGTTCAACGTACAACT GATTTGTATCATGAGTTGCATGCACTAGACAGATTCGAGCAAGAGTACCGCTCTAGGCTAAACGGAAAGGGTAATACAGATAGATTTGAAAAAG GAGACAATATTCAAATTGTGAGACTAGAGTTGAAGACCCAAAGTAGTTATGTGAAGAGCTTGAAAAAAAGATCTCTCTGGTCCAAGACGTTGGAAGAA GTGGTCGAGAAGCTTGTAGAAGTTGTGCACTACTTGCATGTCGAGATCGACAATGCTTTCGGACCTTCTG ATGGAGGAGGTGTGGTGGTGAATGCGGAACCAACCGTGAGCTGTCAAAGGCTAGGTCCTGCCGGGCTCGCATTACATTATGCAAACATTATCATCCAGATATATAGCATC GTTTCTCGATCCGGGTATGTGCCAGCAAATTCAAGAGACGCCCTCTACCAGGGACTGCCACCGAGGATCAAGTCGGCGCTACCAAATGAGCTGAGGACGACCTCGGCGCCTCAG CTCACCGTCGACCAGATAAGGGCTAGGATGGAGAAGACCCTGAAATGGCTCGCGCCCATGGCCATCAACACCACCTG CGCCCGAGGCTTCTTCCTGAGGTTTAGCGAGTGGGCGAAATCAGG GACCGAGAGCGTTGGCAGACGACTGGGCCAAGCGGATCGGGTCGAGACGCTGTACCATGCGGACAAGGCAAGGACCGAGGATCGCATTCTGGAGCTGGTCGTCTGGCTTCACCACCTCGTCAGCCAGAGTAGCCGGCCGGCGTTGCAAAAAGGCCACTGA
- the LOC100275584 gene encoding putative protein of unknown function (DUF668) domain family protein: MECHSWYALKSRRSVAIAGAGFEDAAEGASDLGDTMSLARKQKVVKETVEMEEEQEFVWKSNLLPYKDDDAFVLPESSKEEYASTSGDTAPSGKMDPRIERSGSNGTSKVPRLGSMLGTASMAGFGKAVEILDTLGCLMTTLSSDGGFVSRTKTKGCKISILAFEVANTILKGASIMQSLSEDTVTYFKQVVLPSEGVQNLVSSEMSELMRIAANDKREELKIFSQEIVRFGNRCKDPQWHNLDRYFVKLESESAPQKQLKETAIAEMQKLMNLVQRTTDLYHELHALDRFEQEYRSRLNGKGNTDRFEKGDNIQIVRLELKTQSSYVKSLKKRSLWSKTLEEVVEKLVEVVHYLHVEIDNAFGPSDGGGVVVNAEPTVSCQRLGPAGLALHYANIIIQIYSIVSRSGYVPANSRDALYQGLPPRIKSALPNELRTTSAPQLTVDQIRARMEKTLKWLAPMAINTTCARGFFLRFSEWAKSGTESVGRRLGQADRVETLYHADKARTEDRILELVVWLHHLVSQSSRPALQKGH; encoded by the exons ATGGAATGCCACAGCTGGTACG CGCTGAAATCAAGAAGATCTGTAGCGATCGCTGGTGCGGGGTTTGAAGATGCTGCAGAAGGCGCCAGCGATCTTGGTGACACGATGAGTCTTGCACGCAAGCAGAAGGTTGTCAAGGAAACAGTGGAGATGGAGGAGGAGCAGGAGTTTGTTTGGAAATCTAACCTGCTCCCCTACAAGGATGATGATGCCTTCGTTCTTCCTGAGAGTAGCAAGGAGGAATACGCATCAACATCAGGAGACACAGCTCCGTCTGGCAAAATGGACCCCAGGATAGAAAGGTCTGGAAGCAATGGGACAAGCAAG GTCCCTAGACTGGGTTCCATGCTTGGGACAGCCAGCATGGCTGGATTTGGCAAGGCAGTGGAGATTCTAGACACGTTAGGCTGCTTGATGACGACCTTGAGCTCAGATGGTGGCTTTGTTTCCAGGACCAAGACCAAAGGATGCAAGATATCAATTCTTGCTTTTGAGGTTGCCAACACAATACTTAAAGGTGCTAGTATTATGCAATCTCTCTCGGAAGACACTGTCACATACTTCAAACAGGTTGTGCTTCCTTCCGAAGGTGTGCAGAATTTGGTTTCCAGTGAGATGAGTGAACTGATGCGAATTGCAGCTAACGACAAAAG AGAAGAGCTGAAAATATTTTCCCAGGAGATTGTTAGGTTCGGGAACCGCTGTAAAGATCCCCAGTGGCATAACCTGGATCGCTACTTTGTGAA GTTAGAATCAGAGAGTGCACCCCAGAAGCAGCTGAAAGAAACAGCAATAGCAGAGATGCAAAAGTTGATGAACCTCGTTCAACGTACAACT GATTTGTATCATGAGTTGCATGCACTAGACAGATTCGAGCAAGAGTACCGCTCTAGGCTAAACGGAAAGGGTAATACAGATAGATTTGAAAAAG GAGACAATATTCAAATTGTGAGACTAGAGTTGAAGACCCAAAGTAGTTATGTGAAGAGCTTGAAAAAAAGATCTCTCTGGTCCAAGACGTTGGAAGAA GTGGTCGAGAAGCTTGTAGAAGTTGTGCACTACTTGCATGTCGAGATCGACAATGCTTTCGGACCTTCTG ATGGAGGAGGTGTGGTGGTGAATGCGGAACCAACCGTGAGCTGTCAAAGGCTAGGTCCTGCCGGGCTCGCATTACATTATGCAAACATTATCATCCAGATATATAGCATC GTTTCTCGATCCGGGTATGTGCCAGCAAATTCAAGAGACGCCCTCTACCAGGGACTGCCACCGAGGATCAAGTCGGCGCTACCAAATGAGCTGAGGACGACCTCGGCGCCTCAG CTCACCGTCGACCAGATAAGGGCTAGGATGGAGAAGACCCTGAAATGGCTCGCGCCCATGGCCATCAACACCACCTG CGCCCGAGGCTTCTTCCTGAGGTTTAGCGAGTGGGCGAAATCAGG GACCGAGAGCGTTGGCAGACGACTGGGCCAAGCGGATCGGGTCGAGACGCTGTACCATGCGGACAAGGCAAGGACCGAGGATCGCATTCTGGAGCTGGTCGTCTGGCTTCACCACCTCGTCAGCCAGAGTAGCCGGCCGGCGTTGCAAAAAGGCCACTGA
- the LOC100275584 gene encoding putative protein of unknown function (DUF668) domain family protein isoform X1 has protein sequence MECHSWYALKSRRSVAIAGAGFEDAAEGASDLGDTMSLARKQKVVKETVEMEEEQEFVWKSNLLPYKDDDAFVLPESSKEEYASTSGDTAPSGKMDPRIERSGSNGTSKVPRLGSMLGTASMAGFGKAVEILDTLGCLMTTLSSDGGFVSRTKTKGCKISILAFEVANTILKGASIMQSLSEDTVTYFKQVVLPSEGVQNLVSSEMSELMRIAANDKREELKIFSQEIVRFGNRCKDPQWHNLDRYFVKLESESAPQKQLKETAIAEMQKLMNLVQRTTDLYHELHALDRFEQEYRSRLNGKGNTDRFEKGDNIQIVRLELKTQSSYVKSLKKRSLWSKTLEEVVEKLVEVVHYLHVEIDNAFGPSDGGGVVVNAEPTVSCQRLGPAGLALHYANIIIQIYSIVSRSGYVPANSRDALYQGLPPRIKSALPNELRTTSAPQLTVDQIRARMEKTLKWLAPMAINTTWTESVGRRLGQADRVETLYHADKARTEDRILELVVWLHHLVSQSSRPALQKGH, from the exons ATGGAATGCCACAGCTGGTACG CGCTGAAATCAAGAAGATCTGTAGCGATCGCTGGTGCGGGGTTTGAAGATGCTGCAGAAGGCGCCAGCGATCTTGGTGACACGATGAGTCTTGCACGCAAGCAGAAGGTTGTCAAGGAAACAGTGGAGATGGAGGAGGAGCAGGAGTTTGTTTGGAAATCTAACCTGCTCCCCTACAAGGATGATGATGCCTTCGTTCTTCCTGAGAGTAGCAAGGAGGAATACGCATCAACATCAGGAGACACAGCTCCGTCTGGCAAAATGGACCCCAGGATAGAAAGGTCTGGAAGCAATGGGACAAGCAAG GTCCCTAGACTGGGTTCCATGCTTGGGACAGCCAGCATGGCTGGATTTGGCAAGGCAGTGGAGATTCTAGACACGTTAGGCTGCTTGATGACGACCTTGAGCTCAGATGGTGGCTTTGTTTCCAGGACCAAGACCAAAGGATGCAAGATATCAATTCTTGCTTTTGAGGTTGCCAACACAATACTTAAAGGTGCTAGTATTATGCAATCTCTCTCGGAAGACACTGTCACATACTTCAAACAGGTTGTGCTTCCTTCCGAAGGTGTGCAGAATTTGGTTTCCAGTGAGATGAGTGAACTGATGCGAATTGCAGCTAACGACAAAAG AGAAGAGCTGAAAATATTTTCCCAGGAGATTGTTAGGTTCGGGAACCGCTGTAAAGATCCCCAGTGGCATAACCTGGATCGCTACTTTGTGAA GTTAGAATCAGAGAGTGCACCCCAGAAGCAGCTGAAAGAAACAGCAATAGCAGAGATGCAAAAGTTGATGAACCTCGTTCAACGTACAACT GATTTGTATCATGAGTTGCATGCACTAGACAGATTCGAGCAAGAGTACCGCTCTAGGCTAAACGGAAAGGGTAATACAGATAGATTTGAAAAAG GAGACAATATTCAAATTGTGAGACTAGAGTTGAAGACCCAAAGTAGTTATGTGAAGAGCTTGAAAAAAAGATCTCTCTGGTCCAAGACGTTGGAAGAA GTGGTCGAGAAGCTTGTAGAAGTTGTGCACTACTTGCATGTCGAGATCGACAATGCTTTCGGACCTTCTG ATGGAGGAGGTGTGGTGGTGAATGCGGAACCAACCGTGAGCTGTCAAAGGCTAGGTCCTGCCGGGCTCGCATTACATTATGCAAACATTATCATCCAGATATATAGCATC GTTTCTCGATCCGGGTATGTGCCAGCAAATTCAAGAGACGCCCTCTACCAGGGACTGCCACCGAGGATCAAGTCGGCGCTACCAAATGAGCTGAGGACGACCTCGGCGCCTCAG CTCACCGTCGACCAGATAAGGGCTAGGATGGAGAAGACCCTGAAATGGCTCGCGCCCATGGCCATCAACACCACCTG GACCGAGAGCGTTGGCAGACGACTGGGCCAAGCGGATCGGGTCGAGACGCTGTACCATGCGGACAAGGCAAGGACCGAGGATCGCATTCTGGAGCTGGTCGTCTGGCTTCACCACCTCGTCAGCCAGAGTAGCCGGCCGGCGTTGCAAAAAGGCCACTGA